The Acidiferrobacter thiooxydans sequence CGTTTGGCGAAAACCTGAATGTCTTCTATGCGCCCCGCTACAGCGCCTATGTGTATGCGGACAACGGTCTTTACTATCGCTGGGTCGATGACGGCTGGGTCTATTCGCGGGTGATCGTCGGCCCATGGTGGCCATTGGCGCCCACGGTATTCCTACCGCCTTTGCTCGCCTATGGTCCGCCGCCTCCGGTCGTGGCGTATCGCCCCTACTTCGTGTGGTGGCGCATGCGAGTCGCGCCCTGGTATGCGCGGGCCCACCCTGTCTGGTGGGCACGGCATCACCTGTTTCTTGCGCGATATGCACTGTGGCGGACACGCGTCATCCCCTTCTATCGGGCTCATCCGGGCATCCTCTGGCGTCGGCCTGTCGGCCGCATGATCTTTACGCATCGTTTTGTACGACGTCGGATGTGGCGCTACACGCTCCATCATCCCGCATTCGCGGCACGTCATCCCTTGCTACGGCAGCGGGCCATGCGATATGCCCGGTTTCATCGCGGCTTCATCCGTCGCAGGCCACTCATGCCGCCCCGTTACCGGCGCTTCCGCCGGTGAGGTTTCCATGGGCGGGGGCGTGGCGTTTGCCGACACGAGTTTGTGAGCCGCTCAAAGCGGCTAGAGGGGGTCGCTCACGCGGCCCCGGTTCTTAGGGCGACCTGACGGTGGCAATCCACGCCACAGGTTCATTAGGTCCGAACGCCGGTATTCTGGCTCCTGGTTTCTGAAGAACTTCCGGATCATGGCCTCATTCCAGCCGAACGTGGAAACGAAATACCCCTGGGCCCAGAGGCGCAATCCTCCGGGAATTCGTTTCCATTCCCCGTACACCCGGACCCGATGAATGGCGCCCTGGCCATTAACCCGTGCGTCACAGGGGTTGCCGCCTCCATTGATCGTTAATCTGGGGCGAGGTGAGAGAACGACGGCCGTGCTCAACCCGGCCGCCGCCCCCGAGAGCGCGGCGTGGACAAGGTGGCCCAGGAGTTGCGGGTAGGAGTGGCCACGCTGGAACGCTGGCGGGCTAAGGCCTTGGGAGCCCCGAGAACGGCGGACCTGGACGGCCACTGCCCGTCTGGAGGCCGTAATGGCCATCGCGGCTTTGGCCACCCCGGCCGAGGTCCGGGCCAGACCCGAGGAGACCCGCAAGGATCGGCGGCGCATCCAGGAACGCGAGCGCGAGATGCGGCGTAAGGACAAGGCCTTGGCCGAGACCGCCGCCTTATTGGTGCTCTCAAAAACCTCTCGGCGATACCCGAGAGGGCGCGGACGAACGATTCCGCTGAAGGATCGCCAAACTTTCGCCCAGAATATCCGACAAGCGCAGGCTGCGGGTGCTTGCCTGCACGCCGCCTGTGCGCTCGCCGGCATCGATAGCCGCGCCCTGCTGGGGCGAGGCTTAGGCCTCCGCACGGGGATCGGCGTCCAGAGGCTGTGCGCACGACGCTAGTGGCGGCTCGGGATTAAAAGGATGGGCATAATCGCCGCCCGCGTTACGCCCTCGGCCACGCTACCCAGGACCAGATGTTGTATACCGCGACGCCCATGAGTGCCCACCACGACCAAATCGGCCGACCAGCCCTTGGCCTCTTCCGCGATGACGGTGGCGATCCGTTGGGTCAAGTTCTCGGGTAGCGCGGTCTCAACCTCAAGTCCTGCCGCTATGACCTTGGCCCGCGCCTCGTCTATGACGTCCTGCCCGGCCTTGAACAAGATCTCCTCGAGCTGTGCATTGTCCATCATGCCGGCATCCGCCGTGATGAACGGAAATTTATCGATCACATGCACCAGCCGCAAACGCGCCGACTGTTCCTGGGCCAGCTTGATCGCCTCTTGCAGGGCCAGGGAAGAGGTGTGGCTACCATCGATAGCAACTAGTATCTTTTTGTACACAGGAATTCCTCGTTGTTATTTAAGTGACCCCCTGTGTCCCGAAAACGAAGATCCATACCAGCTTTTCGGGGCCGCAGTTCCCTAAAATCGGTCACCAAACTGCCCCGTACGATCCTTAAATTGGGTACGGACGAGCCGTATCGGACACCCCTCAACACCCTAC is a genomic window containing:
- a CDS encoding universal stress protein; its protein translation is MYKKILVAIDGSHTSSLALQEAIKLAQEQSARLRLVHVIDKFPFITADAGMMDNAQLEEILFKAGQDVIDEARAKVIAAGLEVETALPENLTQRIATVIAEEAKGWSADLVVVGTHGRRGIQHLVLGSVAEGVTRAAIMPILLIPSRH